The Bacillota bacterium DNA window CGCGGCCGTCCAAGGTTTGAGGGGTTTCCATGGGGGAGGTCACCAATGAAGCGGCTTGCGTTCCTTGTCGCTCTCCTGCTGGTCTGGACGACCCTTGGCGGATGCAGCCCGCGCCCGCCGGTGCCAAAGGACGCCGACCGGGTGCTCATGGTGACGCGTCTTGGGTTCCTACTCTCGACCGACGGGCTGGCCCAGGACTTCCTGCACACTTTGCGCCAGGAGATGACCCATAAGGTCGAGGGCCAGGAACTTTTACCCACCGATTCGATTCGATTGATCATCTCGAAGGGGTTCTCAGGCCCGGGCCAGGCTCTGCTGTATGATGAGCCCCGCGGGCTCGTCTTCTGTTCGGAGGGGATCTACCGTCTCTCCCAGGAGTTGCCGACCTGGCAGTTGGCGCGGGATGACTCGATGTCCGTAAGGACCGGCACCTATGCCTTCTCCGGACCGGTGATGGAGTGGCTGGAGGCCGAGGGTAAGGACAGGGATATGGCCGCGGTTGTGGGCTGCGGCGGACTGATCGGCGGAGAGAAGATATTGCTCGTGACCGCGGGGGCGGAGCCGTCCGGCGGGAAAGTCGTCGACCTTGTCAACGCCGACTACCGCGAAGGCGCCTGGCGGCTCATGTTTGCGCTCAACGAATCTCAAGGAGAGACGGCCGCCCAAGGAGACGCGCCCCCGTTTTCCGGGTTCGTCGCCGTGTTCCCGGGTTCCGCCAAGATCGAGGTCTATGTGCTCAGAGAGGGCCTCTGGGGACAGAGGCCCAAGGGCGGACCCGTCAAGGAGGAGCGGATTCCGGTTCCGAAGTCGAATCCCCCGAGTTCGGAGCCGGCCGACGTCTGCCGGACCCTGTTTTCGGATTACCTGATGGGGTACAAGTCGGCCGCAGCGGATATCAGTTTCCGCCTGGCCGACTATCGCATCGATTCGGTGGAGTTCTGGCCCGAGAAGTCAGCCGCCGGACAGCTGACCTACCTGGTTAGATTCTCCGTCCTCCCGGCGGGTGAATGGAGCGTTTGGGGGGCCGGTGACGGCAGGCTGGACCCCGATGGCTGGATCGTTGGGAAGTCCTTCTTCGTGCATATCGCCGACGAGGGGGCGGGCTACCACATCGAGCTTCTGGACAACGGCAGCATTTAGTCCAAAACCGGTTGCTGGGGGTGAGCATTATGCGGGCTGTTTCCGCTATCCCAAGAGCCGTTCCCATAGCATGATGGGTCTCAACCCTAGCGGGATGGCCAATGAGGAATTGGCCGTGATGCCTGATGTCATTGTCGAGCCGACCGCTGCACAGTTGCTAGAGCGGGTAACAGAATTGGAATCCAGCACTCCTGTCTTTGACGTCTTGCTGGATCCGGCGCTAGAAAGAACCTTGCAGATTGCCATTGGAAGACCCTAGTTGGGGCCGTAAGCTGGCCCTCCGCCAGTGAATCATGACCCGTGTCGTTCGATCATGGGGATCTAGGTGAAACAGAATTCAATGGCAGGCATACCCCCGCGGGATACTCGCGGACCCGCTTCAGGACTGTATCCTCCGCCTTCGCTGCCGCGTCCTCCTGCATCGTTTCGAGGACGCGGCCATACCGCTGCATGAACATGCTCGGGTTCGAGTGCCCCAACCGTTTCGCGGCGACCTTGGAGGGGACGAATCGCTATTGAGGAGAATCCTACTCTCCGTCCTGATCGGTGTCAGGTTCTCCAGCGTGAGCCAGTCCCGCATGGGTGGCTCGCGGCGCCCGGTATTACGTCGCGTCCGGCCACTAGACCTGTAGAAAAGGGGGAGAACGCCATGCGTGGCAGGGTCTTCCCAGTCATCGCCCTGATTCTTGCGTCTATGGTCACAGGGTCCGAGGGGGGCGAGGGGTTCCGGTGGGATTCCGTAACCCCATGCCCATTTACGAGACCGGAGGTCTCAGACATGTACCACTTGATGCAGGAGTTCGGTCGTCACCGTGATCGGGTTTTCGAACCTCTACGGGCTTGCTCCATGGCACCCGGAAATGAAGCACCCCATAAGCTCACGCCGGCAAAAATACAAGCTGCCAGACTGAAGTGCCTGCCTTACGATGTCTTTGAGCAGCTTGTCGAGCTTGGGCTAAATGGCTGGAGTCTCGAAGAAGGGACCCGCATCGTTGCCGGGGCGGCGACGCAGCTTGAGGAGATGCCTGAATCCATCAGCGGGGTTTCAGCTTTAGCATGAAACGAACACAATCCCTCAACTCGATAATTATTGGTTTCGCAAGTAGGCGTTGGCTCGCGATTGCTGCCCTTTTTGCCTCCCTAATTATAGGCGGTCTTCTTGAGGCTTTCCCGGTGGGGCTAATGCAGCAAGCCGTTGACACCATAGCCCGATCGTCCAAGTGGTCGCTGGTAGTGGGCCTCGTTGGGGCCTGGTATGCCTGTCGGTTGGCTCGGTCAGCAGCCAGCCTTATCTCGGGTGTGCTGGCAGGCAAAATCGGCTCTGGACTAGGTAATGAGGTTAGCCAAGCCATGTTTCGGAGGCTAAGGGAAACCAGCTTCATGAGATTGAAGGCTGCTTCATCCTCGGAGACTGTGTCTCGTGCGGTCACCGATTCCTTAGAGTTGGGGAATGCGCTAACAAGACCACTTGTAACAATTGGCGAAGGAGCTTTCATTTTCATCTGGTCATTCGCGTTCTTGGCAAGAATTGACGCCTTGCTTTTGGCGGCATGTCTGCCGCTCGGGGTTTTAATGCTGTTGGCCGGTAGGTGGGTCTCTACGCTGAACCGCAAGACTCAGTTCAGGCATAAGGATTTTCGAACAAGGGCCGTTGACTGTCTCTTGGAGACGCTTTCAGGATACAGAGAGATAATGATCTTTAACCTTTGGGGTCACCAGTCTAGGGTCTTCGCCGAAGTTAGCCGAGGGGTTGCGGCAACGCAACAGAAGGCTTCAGCCCTTTCAAGTGGACTGTCAAGTGCCATGGACGCTCTCTGGCCCCTGGCCACTGTAGTTAGCCTGGGACTGGGAGGGTATCGCACTATGACGGGCCACTTGACCGTCGGTGGTTTACTCGCGTTCATGTGGTATGTTCAGTGGGTTCTGCATCCAATCAGCCAGATTGCTTTTTACCAGTCTGAGATCCAGAGTGGTCTCGTGGCCGCTCAAAGGGTACAGGAAATGCTGGACTGGTTCCCACCGCGTGAGACGCTGGGACGCACTGTCGAGATCCACCAACAGTTGGAAGCAAGAGGCGTCACATTCGAATACGAACAGGGAAAGGCGATCTTGCGTGACGTGAACCTTATAGTCCGGATAGGAGAAGTTGTCGCTTTAGTCGGGCCAACTGGGTGTGGAAAGACCACTCTCGCCGAAGTTGTCTTGGGTCTCCTTAAGCCGCAGTCGGGTAGCCTTCTTGTAGATGGACACAGAATTGACTCGT harbors:
- a CDS encoding ABC transporter ATP-binding protein, producing MKRTQSLNSIIIGFASRRWLAIAALFASLIIGGLLEAFPVGLMQQAVDTIARSSKWSLVVGLVGAWYACRLARSAASLISGVLAGKIGSGLGNEVSQAMFRRLRETSFMRLKAASSSETVSRAVTDSLELGNALTRPLVTIGEGAFIFIWSFAFLARIDALLLAACLPLGVLMLLAGRWVSTLNRKTQFRHKDFRTRAVDCLLETLSGYREIMIFNLWGHQSRVFAEVSRGVAATQQKASALSSGLSSAMDALWPLATVVSLGLGGYRTMTGHLTVGGLLAFMWYVQWVLHPISQIAFYQSEIQSGLVAAQRVQEMLDWFPPRETLGRTVEIHQQLEARGVTFEYEQGKAILRDVNLIVRIGEVVALVGPTGCGKTTLAEVVLGLLKPQSGSLLVDGHRIDSSEVCGSPSIAAVFSESHLFDPDPQANIAMVRAQSGLGLAGMDGAMGVGAEIIEDLLPSSQPNGLSSGQRQCVALAMALARQARILVLDEATSALDTATEEQIYARLSKCRRDIGCLLISHRLSSVIGADRIYVMDNGRIVACGRHEELVSSCDQYGQIYAAQFDLGGSQS